The Psychrosphaera ytuae genome includes a region encoding these proteins:
- a CDS encoding GNAT family N-acetyltransferase, which translates to MDIDYKINAPVSAQTFLDLLKGSTLGERRPINDLECITGMVNNSNLMISAWQGDTLVGIARSVTDFHYACYLSDLAVLTSHQRLGIGKHLQILTQQQLGPQCKLILLAAPAANEYYKHLGFEHNPRCWVLDRNQTLN; encoded by the coding sequence ATGGATATCGATTACAAAATAAATGCACCGGTCAGTGCACAGACATTTTTAGACTTACTAAAAGGCTCAACGTTGGGCGAACGCCGCCCGATTAACGATTTAGAATGTATAACAGGAATGGTAAACAACAGTAATTTGATGATAAGTGCTTGGCAAGGTGACACCTTAGTAGGTATTGCGCGCAGCGTTACAGACTTTCATTACGCGTGTTATTTATCGGACTTGGCAGTTTTGACCAGCCATCAAAGATTGGGCATCGGCAAACATCTACAAATCCTTACTCAGCAACAGCTCGGCCCACAATGCAAGTTAATACTTTTAGCTGCCCCTGCCGCCAATGAGTATTACAAACATCTCGGATTCGAGCATAACCCTAGATGTTGGGTGCTGGATAGAAACCAAACGCTTAATTAA
- a CDS encoding DUF2306 domain-containing protein: MNEFIHGPLGLIHTIFAVIALITGLIVLLKTKGTRTHKQLGYVYGVSMILLNLTAIPITNMSGGIGLFHVFIVVSLPTVILGLYFPMFLRHKKNWLMTHFSLMYWSYVGLIAAFIAEVMVRLPVLLSTTSSNSATISAISETASSQPSNYIAIMSAFAIMGIVMFVAELIFRKWRAQLAPN, translated from the coding sequence ATGAACGAATTTATCCATGGCCCGCTCGGACTCATCCACACAATATTTGCTGTTATTGCTCTCATTACTGGTCTGATTGTTCTATTAAAAACGAAAGGAACCAGAACCCACAAGCAACTCGGCTATGTCTACGGCGTAAGTATGATTTTGCTGAACCTAACAGCCATCCCTATTACCAATATGTCAGGTGGTATAGGCCTATTCCATGTATTTATTGTCGTTAGTTTACCAACGGTGATATTAGGCTTATATTTCCCGATGTTTTTGCGCCACAAAAAAAATTGGCTAATGACTCACTTTTCTTTGATGTATTGGAGTTACGTTGGTCTAATCGCAGCCTTTATCGCTGAAGTCATGGTTCGGTTACCAGTTTTACTCAGTACGACAAGCTCCAACTCAGCAACGATTTCAGCTATTTCTGAGACTGCCTCGTCGCAACCTTCAAACTACATTGCAATAATGAGTGCTTTTGCCATCATGGGGATCGTAATGTTTGTTGCCGAGTTGATTTTTAGAAAGTGGCGCGCTCAACTCGCTCCTAATTAA